GTATTATTACAAGAGTGGAGGACCTTGTTTTTTCCTCATTTTCTGCACAGATGACAAGCAGGAACTTGTTTTAGACCGAACAATTTGGTCATTTTAAGTTGATTATCTCATTGTGAATTATTAGGATCCGGAAAAGATTAAGAGGAAAAAGTTGAAGCCAGAGGAAAACATTCGGCTTGAAACCAGTCATGCACAGCAGAACTTGCGGGAGAAATCAGCTACAGAATCTAGCAGTCATGCATTTCCTTCCGCGAATAAGCCAGTTTCCAATACAAGCACAAGTGGCCACGTCCCCAGTCCTTCATTGAACGGCTTAAAACAAGAAAAAGCCAAGGCAAGTTCTACCAGTTCCCTAGATGATGTGAGGGTTGCAGATGGcgcattgaaaaagaagaaaataaagaaaaagccagAAATTGATTTGGAAGGAGCACATTTTGGTACCGAGAAGCTAGGCTCAGGCTCTTCGCTGGGTGAAGACCGACCAAAGTCCCAGAGGCAGTCTTCTGGAGGTGTTCCCTCCAAATCAAATCCTCAGCCAACATCTATCCCTGGTCTTGAACAGTCAAGCTAACGTGATATCTCAGCTTAGGTCCTTTACGTAGCAGAATGCCTCTGttttattccctttttttttcttttgttttttccatctaatatttgaataaatagttTTTCCGCAGTCTTCCTGTCATCAAATGGTTTTCTACTGATTGCTGCCATTTTTGTAATTATGTCTCTCTTTAGTTTTGTTGAGAAATATAGATAGATTTGATAATTGTAATTTCTATTAGTGGTGACAAACCTTAATTTGTTCTGGCGTTTATGCTTGGTCCCGGTTGTAGTTTTGTTCATATGCTCTGAGTTGAGGTCTTTAGGGCGTATACTACGGGAGTGACTAATGTCTGATTTAGTTGCACCAATAAGTAGCAATAGCAGTTAATTTATTGGCAAGCTTGTAAGAATTGTAAGAAACATTGTTGGGTCATAAACAAGAATTAGATACACATAATGCTGTGATAACTTAACAGGATAGGAAGAAGTGATTTCTGAAGAAAGTCTCTTAATTGAGTGTCATAGTAAAAATATGGGTTTTGTATAATATTTCTAACAAAATAGATAAACTTTTGGTAATTTTCAATAATATTCAatgtataaatatttatttttttaataaaatattttgtatttttattttatcttaattaatattattaaaactgTAAAAGTATTTATGGCTGGCTGAGAACAAATTAGTTGCAGttctaaaaaaataatgtttttgTCTTGTTAAAGTTGTTGAGAAACAAGTCAAATATTTATCCTTTTTAACACCTATTTTAATTCATggagaatttaattttttatgatataataataCATTATTTATACAAAACTATTTTCTAAATCAATTACACCCAGAGTGTAATAAGTTAGTACCGTCTTcgagaaaataaaatttagagaaaaggacaaattaattctaattttttggtcaaatttatgagaatttaaaaatatatttaagttcttgatttttttttaaaatttggacatATTAATTTCTAAGTCTAATTTGTCCAATTTAAAAAATTCTCTCTCGTGTGCATCTGCATCAACCATGTTAGTACAACGTGACTCGTTTAATTTTTCTATTGAATCTGACATACCAAGTGAACATGAGAAATCGATATATCCAGATTTTGAAAAGGTTAagaacttaaatgtattttcaaatcttCAAGAATTAAAATGTCTACAGATcaaaaggtgaaggatttatttattattttttctaaaatttaaaataacaaaaaaaacatcACATTCTTAAAATTAGTAGATTCATACAGGACAGGGCACTTTTAAGCTTTGTCCAAGGATATCagtgaaaaattataattaaataaattaatctaaaaaaaaGAAAGGCGCAAGCAGGTAGCTAGAGCCCTAGAGGTACAAGTAGAATGGCGATGGCTATGGCGATGGCGTCAAGAAGGATGGTTAGTAAATAGCGGCAACGTGCATCAAAATCAAACCTTATATCACTAGAAAAACAGAGCATGATGCCTCCTACTGCTACTTCTagaccactaccaccaccaccaccacgacGTGCACTTGCAATTACAATTGCAATTGCACCGTCACCATTATTAATACCCAACAAACACATATCAATGAAAACTGAAGGAGATCCTTCCGCTATTCCGTTTCCTTCGTGAAACAAAACTCACTCATTCATGGTGGCATGTCTCTGCACGTGCCACCTCGTTTACACCGCGATGAATCTTTCCGCCTCCGCCGCCGTAGCATCCtcactttctcttctctcttctttctccttcCTCAATCCCAATCCCAGTCCCAGTCCCAAAACCTTCGCTTTCGGCTTCCGGTTCAAGACGAAGGGTAGGAGTACCCGCGGAGTGAGGCGTCCCAAGTCTCTCGTCACCGCCCAACTTTCCAACTCCTTTTCCTTCAGTTTCGGGTTGGATTCTCAGGTACCCAATTTCTCTTAGCTCACCGAGATTTGATCAAGTTCCAAACTTTGAGGAACATTTTCTGTATTTCTGCTTTCTTTGATGGATTGACTACTGGAAGAATTTCATTTTATAGACATATGATTGATAATCATGGTCCTTTTATTAtttagaaagaaataaaaagagagaATTTATCTTGATTCCTTTGGTTGTAGAGTTTGAATGATATCCAATCCCATGATCCGTCACAATTGCCTTGGGTGGGTCCGGTTCCGGGTGATATTGCTGAAGTGGAGGCATACTGTAGGATCTTTAGGAATTATGAAAGGCTTCATTCCTCATTAATGAACGTGTTGTGCAATCCACTAACCGGTGAATGTAGTGTTTCCGATGAAGTTCCATCGGATGAGAGGCTGCCTGTAGAAGATAAGATTGTTTCGGTCCTTGGGTGCATGGTAGCACTTGTGAACACCGCGAGGGACGATGTTCTTTCTGGAAGAAGGTCTTCGGTTATGACCCCCTTTCGTGTGGCAGGGGTTGGCGTGATGGAGGACGTGGTGCCCCCACTTGCTGCTTTTAGGAGTGAGATGAAGAGGTGTTGTGAGAGCTTGCATGTTGCTCTTGAGAACTATTTAGTTCCAGGTGACAATCCAAGGTTGGATGCGTGGAGGAAACTTCAGAGATTGAAGAATGTATGCTATGATGCTGGTTTTCCGCACAGGGAGGAAGATCCATGTCCAGAACTGTTTTCGAATTGGAGTCCTGTATATTTATCTGCTCCCAAAGAAGACACAAAATTGAACGACTCTGAAGCAGGATTTTGGACAGGCGGGCAGGTAACTGAAGAAGGCCTAAAGTGGTTGCTGGATAATGGATATAAAACTATCATAGATCTTAGACAAGAGGCAgtaaaagataatttatatcatGAAGCTGTTAATGATGCTATTTCATCTGGAAAAATTGAATTGGTCAAAATCCCTGTTGATGTTCAGAGAGCACCTACAATGGAACAGGTTGAGAGGTTTGCATCTTACGTTTCAAATTACAGGAAACGGCCAATCTATCTTCATAGTCAGGAAGGAGTTTGGAGAACGTCTGCCATGGTCTCTAGATGGAGGCAGTATATGACTCGATTTGCATCATCATTTGTTTCTAATGAAGCAGTTACTTCCAGTGAAAGGCCATCAGATTATACAAATGGATCTGCGAAACTGCATGACTCTTCAATAGAATCTGAGAGATCCAGATCCTCTGCAGAAACGGATGACAATTTGTTGCAAGAGAGTTTGGGTGCAGTTACTCCTAATTCTTCACGAGTGATTACTGGCAGTGAGAACAATGCTTCTATGAATTTCTCCAGCAAAACTATCCCTTTAGAAGCTCAAATCCCTCCTCGTGACATCTTCTCCAAAAGAGAGATGTCCAGATTTTGGAGAAATAGAAAGATCCCAGGACCCTCTTATTTCAATTATAAGGTTGAAAGTTTAGAATGTTTGACAGATTCCAGGAACATGCATGCTGGAAGACCACAGGGGAAAGTGACTATCAGCAATGGAGATAATCCCGTCGCTGAAATTGTGGATCGGGAAAGTTTGAATGGGTCACCTCGTGTGGACTATCCATCTGGAGAGCCTCCAATCACAGTTGGTGGCGACTGGAAGTCAGTGAATGGGAGTACTTCGAACTTTGGGAAGACAACAGTTTATGAGTTAAGTGAAGGAGATGTGCGCTACATGAATAATAGCAATGTCACAATGACTAAGTCTCAAAGTGATGATGGTAAGGCTGGGTTAGCCTTACATGATGAAGACTTGGGACTCATGGAGGGAGACATGTGTGCATCCTCAACTGGAGTTGTAAGGGTGCAATCAAGAAAGAAAGCTGAGATGTACCTAGTACGGACTGATGGCGTTTCTTGTGAGAGAGAAAAGGTGACTGAATCTTCTTTGGCCTTCACTCACCCTAGCACCCAGCAACAGATGCTTATGTGGAAATCTACACCGAAGACTGTGTTATTGCTGAAAAAGCCCGGGGAGCAACTCATGGAAGAAGCTAAAGaggtcattttttttatttcttcataaaaaaaaaattggctcTAAGAATCATTGAGGGTCTACTTTTAGTTTTTAATGGTCTAGACATCATAGTTTTGAGCATTGAGTGATTGTTGATGGAAACTGTAAAATATGAGTTCTAGGACTGTCTGCACAGTTTTCGTTCAGGAATGGGATCTATATTTTCATTACTAAGAATGTGTCAGTGACAGAAATGTTTTGGTCCTTATGTAAAGAAGGGGAAGTTAGAAATTGAGTATTTAGGGTCAATGAGAGCTGGGGATTTAGTTTAGTTGAATCTTCTGACTTTGAGTGGTATGCCTAGGGCAATTGGGTAATTTTGCGTATCTTATCTGCAGGTTGCTTCCTTTCTGTATTACCAAGAGAAAATGAACATTTTTGTGGAACCTGATGTGCATGATATATTTGCTAGACTTCCTGGATTTGAATTTATTCAAACCTTCTATATCCAAGATACTAGGTGGTGTATTCAaacactttattttattttattttatgttatttttacttttatctaAGTTCTGCTTCATTAAATTGttgcttaatatatatatatatatatatatatatatatatatatatataatgccttTGATTCAGTGTTCTGCATGAGAAAGTAGATTTTGTGGCTTGTTTGGGAGGAGATGGTGTTATTCTGCATGCTTCAAATCTATTTGGAGGCGCTATTCCTCCTGTTGTGTCATTTAACCTTGGTTCCCTTGGTTTCCTGGCTTCTCATAGTGTAagcttttccaaatcaataaataaTTTCCACAAAATGTTGGTCTCtctttagccatttgtttgactTCTGTTCTGTTCTGTTTATTGTTTCTAGTTTGAAGACTACAGGCAGGACTTACGACAAGTCATCCATGGAAATAACACTGGAGATGGTGTATACATAACTCTTAGAATGCGTCTAAGATGTGAAATTTTTCGTAAGGGTAAAGCAATGCCAGGGAAAGTGTTTGATATTCTTAACGAGGTTGTTATTGATCGGGGTTCTAATCCATATCTTTCAAAGATCGAATGTTATGAACATGACAGACTTATAACCAAGGTGAATTTTATCATGTATTTGTTAGCATTTATTTGCACTCTGAGATTTGTCAGTATAGTAAATTTCTTGTCTCTGAAAAGCCTTACCATTATGAAACAACGTcatgccttatatatatatatatatatatatatatatatatatatatatatatatatatatatatatatatatatattgtcgtTTTTTTCAGGTACAAGGTGATGGAGTCATTGTGGCCACCCCAACGGGAAGCACTGCTTATTCTACAGCTGCTGGAGGTTCCATGGTAAGCACTTCTTGTTATATGTATACATCTTTATCCGTGCAGTATCAGTTTATTTGGCACGACTTAGTCATGCTTTCATCGACGATTTTATCTAATGACAAAAGAAAACTGCAGGTGCATCCAAATGTTCCTTGCATGCTATTTACCCCGATTTGTCCGCATTCACTCTCATTTAGACCAGTTATACTTCCAGATTCTGCTCGACTAGAATTAAAGGTGAAGTTTGTCGTCCTCTATGGGGTAAAACTATCATATTGgaatgttattaatttattaccaAAATTGCATGTGCTTAAGGAGCAAGTTCCATTCGAAATATTACCCTTGTTTTAGCTATAGCCTATAGCCAAGTCTCTGAGGCAGTTATGTCTCGGAAAATGCTGCTTTGTCGAGAATTTTGGATTCACACTTGAGTAATATGGAGCTAATCTCTTATTAatgtttcaaatttatttttatcaaaattagactGCTAAGTTTCATAGGGTTATTGATATCAGATTCCGGAAGACGCAAGAAGCAATGCTTGG
This region of Arachis hypogaea cultivar Tifrunner chromosome 8, arahy.Tifrunner.gnm2.J5K5, whole genome shotgun sequence genomic DNA includes:
- the LOC112706024 gene encoding NAD kinase 2, chloroplastic, which codes for MVACLCTCHLVYTAMNLSASAAVASSLSLLSSFSFLNPNPSPSPKTFAFGFRFKTKGRSTRGVRRPKSLVTAQLSNSFSFSFGLDSQSLNDIQSHDPSQLPWVGPVPGDIAEVEAYCRIFRNYERLHSSLMNVLCNPLTGECSVSDEVPSDERLPVEDKIVSVLGCMVALVNTARDDVLSGRRSSVMTPFRVAGVGVMEDVVPPLAAFRSEMKRCCESLHVALENYLVPGDNPRLDAWRKLQRLKNVCYDAGFPHREEDPCPELFSNWSPVYLSAPKEDTKLNDSEAGFWTGGQVTEEGLKWLLDNGYKTIIDLRQEAVKDNLYHEAVNDAISSGKIELVKIPVDVQRAPTMEQVERFASYVSNYRKRPIYLHSQEGVWRTSAMVSRWRQYMTRFASSFVSNEAVTSSERPSDYTNGSAKLHDSSIESERSRSSAETDDNLLQESLGAVTPNSSRVITGSENNASMNFSSKTIPLEAQIPPRDIFSKREMSRFWRNRKIPGPSYFNYKVESLECLTDSRNMHAGRPQGKVTISNGDNPVAEIVDRESLNGSPRVDYPSGEPPITVGGDWKSVNGSTSNFGKTTVYELSEGDVRYMNNSNVTMTKSQSDDGKAGLALHDEDLGLMEGDMCASSTGVVRVQSRKKAEMYLVRTDGVSCEREKVTESSLAFTHPSTQQQMLMWKSTPKTVLLLKKPGEQLMEEAKEVASFLYYQEKMNIFVEPDVHDIFARLPGFEFIQTFYIQDTSVLHEKVDFVACLGGDGVILHASNLFGGAIPPVVSFNLGSLGFLASHSFEDYRQDLRQVIHGNNTGDGVYITLRMRLRCEIFRKGKAMPGKVFDILNEVVIDRGSNPYLSKIECYEHDRLITKVQGDGVIVATPTGSTAYSTAAGGSMVHPNVPCMLFTPICPHSLSFRPVILPDSARLELKIPEDARSNAWVSFDGKRRQQLSRGDSVRISMSQHPLPTVNKFDQTGDWFHSLIRCLNWNERLDQKAL